A section of the Paralichthys olivaceus isolate ysfri-2021 chromosome 14, ASM2471397v2, whole genome shotgun sequence genome encodes:
- the mkks gene encoding molecular chaperone MKKS, which translates to MSRLVKKSPSLCVDLPLDHSDVRNKLHLLRQLLTSCFGPTGKLKLVHNNIGGHVVTTSTSSLLLAAVSSSQPLVDLIKTSILNHVSRFSDCGLFAATMCLALIEQAKQSGLRGNVCIRLNRHFLDVCVSYLQREDCCCKVKLDFCSSHNLITLARSVISSKPACLLTEQETLHISKLAVQAFLLTVPCDKPGAVSLGQTVTISVEGHSVLNSAVFPGLLVDVTGAPCINKAENLTSHPLCMVLFSASLAGDIPELGGGIIEMSWGVDTDAQILDQLLDLGKQAVKDDVKLFVCQKVIHPVLQQYLRSQGVIVIERLGITLMEPLTLLTGAQPVATLHTTLPAKAYGKVRDLSIRQFGSKTMLHLHAPGESAICTMVLCQRNETMLSELKVVCQKTEHVLRLTLREPYALLGGGCTETHLAAYVRHKSTNKATESAAVLGCSQSEYLLSMDGFCSSMESVAKSLEHNGGNSLIDLTHAHHWTLPADVMNGCVEDSLGFCGCGLVEGSSNKKWTYLNTKYAEFSPAALATDSPVQTRVLDSFTAKLNALQVAVETANLALDVRYIIKDVN; encoded by the exons ATGTCCCGACTTGTCAAGAAATctccgtctctgtgtgtggatCTGCCGCTGGACCACAGTGACGTTCGTAACAAGCTTCACTTACTGAGGCAGCTCCTGACGTCTTGTTTTGGTCCGACTGGTAAACTGaaactcgttcacaacaacatcGGAGGACACGTTGTCACCACCTCGACCTCATCACTTCTCCTCGCAGCCGTTTCATCCTCACAGCCTCTTGTTGACCTCATCAAAACCTCCATCCTCAACCACGTGTCCCGGTTCAGTGACTGCGGTTTGTTCGCTGCCACTATGTGTTTGGCTCTAATCGAACAAGCAAAGCAAAGTGGCCTCAGAGGAAACGTGTGTATCAGACTGAACAGGCACTTCctggatgtgtgtgtcagttacctgcagagagaggacTGCTGCTGTAAAGTGAAGCTCGACTTCTGCAGCAGCCACAACCTGATCACTTTAGCTCGCAGTGTTATCTCCAGCAAACCAGCATGTTTGCTCACAGAGCAAGAGACGCTTCACATCAGCAAGCTGGCTGTGCAGGCTTTTCTACTGACTGTTCCCTGTGACAAACCAGGTGCAGTCTCTCTGGGTCAGACAGTGACCATCTCTGTTGAGGGCCACTCTGTGCTCAACTCTGCAGTGTTTCCAGGTTTGCTGGTGGATGTCACTGGTGCCCCATGCATCAACAAGGCAGAGAACCTGACTTCACATCCACTGTGCATGGTGTTGTTCAGCGCATCCCTTGCTGGAGACATTCCTGAACTCGGAGGTGGGATCATCGAAATGTCCTGGGGTGTAGACACAGACGCACAGATCTTGGATCAACTCCTGGATCTTGGCAAGCAGGCAGTTAAAGATGACGTCAAGCTCTTTGTCTGTCAGAAGGTCATCCACCCAGTCCTACAGCAATACCTGAGGAGTCAAGGTGTCATTGTGATCGAGAGATTGGGAATCACTCTCATGGAACCGCTCACTCTGCTTACAG GTGCTCAGCCTGTGGCCACATTACACACCACACTCCCAGCCAAGGCCTACGGGAAGGTGAGGGATCTCAGTATAAGGCAGTTTGGATCCAAGACTATGCTGCATTTACACGCACCCGGGGAGTCTGCAATCTGCACGATGGTCCTCTGCCAAAGGAACGAGACCATGCTAAGCGAGCTGAAG GTAGTGTGCCAGAAGACAGAACATGTGTTGAGGCTCACCCTCAGGGAGCCGTATGCCTTACTTGGAGGTGGGTGCACTGAGACGCACTTGGCTGCTTACGTCAGACACAAG AgcacaaacaaagcaacagagtCTGCTGCAGTATTAGGGTGCTCACAGTCAGAGTACCTTCTCAGCATGGACGGATTCTGCAGCTCTATGGAGTCTGTGGCCAAATCACTGGAGCACAATGGTGGGAATTCTTTAATTGATCTGACTCATGCTCACCACTGGACCCTGCCTGCAGATGTGATGAACGGATGCGTAGAGGATAGCTTGGGCTTCTGCGGCTGTGGACTGGTGGAAGGAAGCTCAAATAAGAAGTGGACTTATCTAAACACAAAATATGCTGAGTTCTCACCCGCAGCCCTCGCTACAGATTCTCCTGTGCAGACACGTGTGCTGGACTCCTTCACCGCTAAACTCAACGCGTTGCAAGTTGCTGTAGAAACTGCTAATCTCGCCCTAGATGTGAGATACATAATTAAGGATGTGAACTAG
- the slx4ip gene encoding protein SLX4IP, translated as MAPHKFVIKCGNFAVLVDLHVLPLGGQEDGSWFTTDHIEEVTALVQDAVDNRVKQYTESLHKRRQLKQKKELAPASAFFVKGKKFNLVANFLKRHFNLRCIFKQLHGDMRVFPERYVVCVSYHEDASAHHGNPSLAATELSEQSRSEYFSRVGETQEPLNSPTKTKKTVLQKIAKQAGVQQQLCASSMGEQQMDQRADPKEQTGELKPGESESSQKEIVPSSLQKLVPEADDKVPVPSASTEATAQTESTRRQGPTQEQQTENNPPDSKNPTGASVVFWQQEISHETSKSKRCKPSNAGEDPHPQRAKRTCLGRPPATTQTHSTECSTQTSKHDLLPPPPLPPVEAKAESKAFPVSECKKTTLEVELLTPGKRAQRLPLTSNNTAQTNQNRLATSLRGLSVKPASSGSSISSRSTLGEEGNKNVPRTSRLRRLKRS; from the exons ATGGCTCCTCACAAATTTGTCATTAAG TGTGGGAATTTTGCTGTGCTGGTGGATCTCCACGTTCTGCCCCTGGGCGGCCAAGAGGACGGCAGCTGGTTTACTACGGACCACATTGAG GAGGTTACAGCCCTGGTGCAAGATGCTGTGGACAACAGGGTTAAGCAGTACACAGAGTCCCTCCACAAGAGAAGACAACTCaagcaaaagaaggagctggcACCTGCTTCAGCCTTTTTTGTGAAAG ggaaaaagttcaACCTGGTTGCCAATTTCCTGAAGCGCCACTTCAACCTCCGATGTATTTTCAAGCAGCTCCATGGGG ATATGCGTGTGTTTCCTGAACGAtacgttgtgtgtgtgagctatCACGAGGATGCCTCAGCACACCATGGAAACCCGAGCCTGGCCGCA ACTGAGCTGAGCGAACAAAGCAGATCAGAATATTTTTCCAGAGTGGGAGAAACCCAAGAGCCTTTAAACAGccccacaaaaacaaagaagacgGTGCTTCAAAAGAT AGCCAAACAAGCtggtgtccagcagcagctctgtgcttCCAGTATGGGGGAGCAGCAAATGGACCAGAGAGCCGACCCAAAAGAACAAACAGGGGAACTTAAACCGGGGGAGTCAGAATCAAGCCAAAAAGAGATTGTGCCCAGCTCTCTACAGAAGTTAGTCCCAGAAGCAGACGACAAGGTGCCTGTCCCTAGTGCCTCAACTGAAGCCACGGCTCAGACCGAGTCTACTCGAAGGCAGGGCCCAACTCAGGAACAGCAGACTGAGAATAATCCTCCAGACAGCAAAAACCCAACTGGAGCCTCAGTAGTTTTCTGGCAACAAGAAATCAGTCATGAGACCAGCAAGAGCAAAAGGTGCAAGCCGAGCAACGCTGGGGAAGACCCTCACCCACAGAGGGCCAAGAGGACGTGCCTTGGAAGACCTCCAGCCACAACGCAAACTCACTCCACCGAGTGCTCAACACAAACATCCAAGCATGACCTTCTTCCTCCACCGCCCCTTCCTCCTGTCGAAGCCAAGGCAGAGTCCAAGGCTTTCCCAGTCTCCGAGTGCAAGAAAACCACACTGGAAGTAGAGCTGCTTACGCCAGGGAAACGCGCCCAGAGGCTCCCCCTCACAAGCAATAACACGGCACAGACAAACCAAAACAGGCTGGCCACAAGTCTGAGGGGCCTATCTGTCAAGCCTGCATCCTCGGGCTCCTCTATTAGTTCCAGATCCACACTCGGAGAGGAGGGGAATAAAAATGTGCCCAGAACCTCGAGATTACGACGACTGAAGAGGTcctga